In Syntrophorhabdaceae bacterium, one DNA window encodes the following:
- a CDS encoding STAS domain-containing protein translates to MFEYHLKDLAGIGLKCIAMAGRIDALSASSIQKIFEDLVLAGERTLLADMADVTYVSSAGLRIFLVAQKELKKVGGEIILSGITDSVFEIFRMSGFTQVFRIIGGLADIAGPTGAGQAGSGIVPREIKGIMVEYVERECSMGSLLAIGSPEKAETASFAKEDVVEVRPTDMEFGCGLAALGSSYEEYKALFGESMTVKNNFFFYPAVKQSAVDFVLKADEDRGITYKMLHGFGFRGDYRYLLSFKEAPGGTIDLAGLIMSFMEISSKNVIGFVIIAESKGVWAMHLKQPPIKEL, encoded by the coding sequence GTGTTCGAGTACCACCTAAAGGACCTCGCCGGCATTGGATTGAAGTGCATCGCCATGGCAGGTCGCATCGACGCGCTGAGCGCCTCCTCCATCCAAAAAATATTCGAAGACCTTGTTCTTGCGGGAGAGCGCACCCTTCTCGCGGATATGGCGGACGTGACCTACGTGAGCAGCGCGGGCCTCAGGATCTTTCTCGTGGCCCAGAAGGAGCTGAAAAAAGTGGGGGGCGAGATCATACTTTCGGGCATCACCGATTCCGTCTTCGAGATCTTCAGGATGAGCGGCTTTACCCAGGTCTTCCGCATCATAGGGGGCCTTGCGGATATCGCGGGACCGACAGGCGCCGGGCAGGCCGGCTCGGGGATCGTGCCAAGAGAAATAAAGGGCATTATGGTGGAATACGTGGAGCGGGAATGCTCCATGGGGTCCCTTCTCGCAATCGGCTCTCCTGAAAAAGCCGAGACTGCATCTTTTGCGAAAGAGGATGTAGTGGAAGTGAGACCGACGGACATGGAATTCGGGTGTGGTCTGGCCGCCCTCGGCTCCTCCTATGAAGAATATAAAGCCCTTTTCGGTGAGTCGATGACGGTGAAGAACAATTTTTTCTTTTATCCCGCCGTAAAACAGTCCGCCGTTGATTTTGTGCTCAAGGCAGATGAAGACCGGGGCATTACCTATAAGATGCTTCACGGGTTCGGGTTTCGGGGCGACTACCGATACCTCCTCTCCTTTAAAGAGGCCCCCGGCGGCACGATAGATCTGGCCGGCCTGATAATGTCATTTATGGAAATCTCGTCGAAAAACGTGATCGGTTTTGTCATAATCGCGGAGAGTAAAGGCGTCTGGGCCATGCACCTCAAGCAGCCGCCCATCAAAGAGCTGTAA
- a CDS encoding ABC transporter substrate binding protein → MDLWMGAINLGFLYAFLAMGVFITFRIHDFPDITVDGSFVTGAAVTAVLIVAGVNPFLALTLSFLAGALAGVITAFIHTRFSINGLLAGILVMTGLYSVNLHIMGRSNIPLLSQPGVITMLRNLNPGMPHELLLAMVFFVVALLFWLVVSYFFKTDFGITMRAVGNNPAMAGASGVNVNAMKMVGIALANGFVGISGSLVAQYQGFADIGMGIGSIVFGLAAVIIGESVIRTRSIYAKVLSVIIGSIAFRLMVALALYVGLDPIDLKLITALFVLVILVSPQVVHRWDVKKMGRAASAIKTGHHRKAWVSLILVVCLGAGSFAAYRIFGNRTVLSSKAIRIGVVQLVDHDLLNITRVSFVEEMKKLGYENGKNVVIDLENANGEMTTVNSIMDKFLHNRVDIVVPISTGCTQAAVNKIKDRPIVFATVANPFIIGAGKTDTDHLPNVTGVYGSVPEDKLLGLATRILPGKIKVGAIWDPSQENSVYNVNNLKQAVTQNRDVTFVGATVAGSSEVYQAATSLTHKGIDAFVLSPDNIVYSAFDSVIKAADAKKIPVFTGDIERLQAGALAAYGYDYALSGTQAAHLVDRIIKGEKPAHIPFEKYRKLTLKLNDAAAKKLGITFPSDLVAEAAAVYRAAVPGRSARRLCIFQFSDNYLLVESTKGIMDELTKSGTLDKYGITVTLKNSHNDYGTAQAIVQDMVRQGFDYIITVSSLALQVTANGNKTIPHVFGTVTDPYRLGVAKSPSDHIPNLTGIATFQPVEATIKTMRTVFPKAKRIGIVWNPSEASSEACTLKAREWAKKYDFELVERTVTSTDEVKDALSALLNRGIDLFLTSGDNSVILASRTIAEILNGRKIPYFTNDPTDVEHDAFLSIGADYHEVGVETARVAERVIRGETTKEIPIKDYVPEKIGVNLKLAALYGVKIPDSLLSKAAIVKR, encoded by the coding sequence GTGGACCTCTGGATGGGCGCGATAAACCTCGGTTTCCTGTATGCCTTCCTGGCCATGGGTGTGTTTATCACCTTTCGCATCCATGACTTTCCCGACATTACGGTAGACGGGAGTTTCGTCACCGGGGCGGCGGTAACCGCCGTACTGATCGTGGCGGGGGTAAACCCCTTCCTGGCCCTCACCCTCTCTTTTCTCGCAGGGGCCCTGGCAGGCGTCATCACCGCCTTCATCCATACCCGGTTCAGCATCAACGGACTTCTCGCGGGCATCCTCGTCATGACCGGCCTTTATTCCGTAAATCTCCACATCATGGGAAGGTCGAATATCCCCCTCCTCTCCCAACCCGGCGTGATCACGATGCTGCGCAACCTGAATCCCGGGATGCCCCATGAACTGCTACTCGCCATGGTCTTTTTTGTGGTCGCCCTCCTCTTCTGGCTTGTGGTCTCCTATTTTTTCAAGACCGATTTCGGCATCACCATGAGGGCAGTAGGAAACAATCCCGCCATGGCCGGCGCATCAGGGGTGAATGTCAACGCCATGAAGATGGTGGGCATCGCGCTTGCGAACGGTTTTGTAGGCATATCGGGAAGCCTCGTGGCCCAATACCAGGGCTTCGCCGACATCGGCATGGGCATCGGCTCCATCGTCTTCGGTCTCGCAGCGGTGATCATCGGGGAATCGGTCATACGGACGAGGTCGATCTACGCGAAAGTGCTCTCCGTCATCATCGGCTCCATCGCCTTTCGTCTCATGGTGGCCCTGGCCCTTTACGTGGGTCTCGACCCTATCGACCTCAAGCTCATCACCGCCCTGTTCGTCCTTGTAATCCTCGTGTCGCCCCAAGTCGTTCACCGATGGGACGTGAAGAAAATGGGCCGCGCGGCATCAGCGATAAAGACCGGACACCATCGCAAGGCATGGGTGAGCCTCATCCTGGTAGTCTGTCTCGGCGCGGGCTCCTTCGCCGCCTATAGAATTTTCGGCAACCGGACCGTCCTCTCCTCGAAGGCGATACGGATCGGCGTGGTGCAGCTCGTCGACCACGACCTCCTGAACATCACGAGAGTCAGCTTCGTGGAAGAGATGAAGAAGCTCGGATACGAGAACGGCAAAAACGTCGTCATCGATCTCGAAAATGCAAACGGGGAGATGACCACCGTCAATTCGATCATGGATAAATTTCTCCATAACCGCGTGGACATCGTGGTCCCCATCTCCACGGGATGCACCCAGGCAGCCGTGAACAAGATCAAGGACCGCCCCATTGTCTTTGCCACGGTGGCAAACCCTTTTATCATAGGGGCGGGCAAGACGGACACGGACCACCTCCCGAATGTGACCGGCGTCTACGGTTCCGTGCCGGAGGATAAGCTCCTCGGCCTCGCGACAAGGATCCTGCCCGGAAAGATAAAAGTAGGGGCGATCTGGGACCCCTCCCAGGAAAATTCGGTCTATAACGTCAATAACCTGAAACAGGCCGTTACGCAAAACCGGGACGTCACCTTTGTGGGCGCCACCGTCGCAGGTTCATCGGAAGTCTACCAGGCGGCGACGTCGCTCACCCACAAGGGGATCGACGCCTTCGTCCTGAGCCCGGATAATATTGTCTACTCCGCCTTCGACTCCGTGATAAAGGCAGCGGACGCGAAGAAGATCCCCGTTTTCACGGGCGACATAGAGCGTCTCCAGGCCGGTGCACTGGCTGCCTACGGGTACGACTACGCTTTGAGCGGCACCCAGGCCGCCCATCTTGTGGATCGGATCATCAAGGGCGAAAAACCCGCCCATATACCCTTTGAAAAGTATCGCAAGCTCACCCTGAAACTGAATGACGCCGCGGCGAAAAAGCTCGGCATCACCTTCCCCTCCGACCTTGTCGCAGAAGCGGCAGCGGTCTATCGCGCCGCGGTGCCCGGGCGAAGCGCCAGGAGGCTCTGCATTTTCCAGTTTTCGGACAATTACCTCCTCGTGGAGAGCACGAAGGGCATTATGGACGAGCTGACGAAAAGCGGGACCCTCGATAAATACGGGATTACAGTAACCCTGAAGAACTCGCACAACGATTACGGCACTGCCCAGGCCATCGTGCAGGACATGGTGCGCCAGGGCTTCGATTATATCATCACCGTCTCTTCTCTCGCGTTACAGGTCACGGCCAACGGCAACAAGACCATACCCCATGTCTTCGGCACGGTCACCGATCCCTACAGGCTTGGAGTGGCCAAAAGTCCGTCCGACCACATCCCCAACCTCACCGGCATCGCGACCTTCCAGCCCGTGGAGGCGACCATAAAAACGATGCGGACCGTGTTTCCCAAGGCAAAACGGATAGGGATCGTGTGGAACCCTTCCGAGGCAAGCTCCGAGGCATGTACCCTCAAGGCGCGGGAATGGGCGAAAAAATATGATTTCGAACTTGTGGAGCGGACGGTGACGTCTACGGATGAGGTGAAGGACGCACTGTCGGCCCTTCTCAACAGGGGGATCGACCTCTTCCTTACCTCCGGAGACAATTCCGTGATACTCGCCTCGAGAACGATCGCCGAAATTCTGAACGGCCGGAAGATCCCTTACTTTACCAACGATCCCACCGACGTGGAGCACGACGCGTTCCTTTCCATCGGCGCCGATTACCATGAGGTTGGGGTCGAGACCGCGAGAGTTGCCGAACGCGTGATCCGGGGCGAGACGACGAAAGAGATCCCGATCAAGGATTATGTCCCTGAAAAAATAGGGGTAAATCTGAAACTGGCCGCCCTCTACGGGGTAAAGATCCCCGACAGCCTGCTCTCAAAGGCAGCGATCGTGAAGAGGTAG